The DNA region AATAAATCAAAGTAGCGGGCATGATGCCAAGAGCAGTGGTCCAGCTAAAAGTAAATATTGATATTGTGGTAAGCCCAGCAAGAATATTAACCAAAAAAAAAGGCATGATGGGAATTACGCGTAAGGTTAATAAATAATAAATACCAAATTTTTCAATTTTCTGATTAAAATTTTTTAATTTATCTTTAAAATGTTTTTGCAATATTGAACCTATAATAAATCTTACACTTAAAAAGGCAATAATAGATCCTGCTATTGCCCCAATAATAGTGTAAATAAATCCGGGAAGAGTATTAAATAAAAACCCACCAATTAAAGTAATTGATGCTGAGCCTGGAATCAAAAAAGCAGCTAATAACAAATATGTACCAATGTAACACAATACAGAAAGGAGGTAGTGTTGATTTGCAAATGCTATAACAAGAGTTTTATAATATTGAAAAACATCAATATTAAGATACTGATTTACATCAAAATAATAATATAATGATAGAGCAAAAATGATTAACATGAGTAATAAAAAGCGAAAAGAATGTATCAATTTCAATTTTTCCCTTTTTTAAAAAATTAAGGTAAATGAAAAGAAAGTGGTATAATTAAACTTTGATTGATTGCCAAATAAATTCTGTGCAATAGGGCCCTGAAATAAAACTTCGAATAATAAATTTTTGCGAGTCCAAGAAATTAAAGGGCCAAAAAAAATAACATTGCCGCCCGTATTTTCATCAATGATACCATTAATTTTATCTTGCTTTTCATAAATACCTGTAAGATCTAAGTTTATAAATAATTTTGATGAACCTTTATTCATGAAATTAATTGCACGCCCAAAAACAAGTTCATATTCATAAACACTTCCGGGCTTAAATCCTTTGCGCTTAGTAGTTAATAGTGTATCGATATTTAAGGCGGCATACCAATTATTAGAATAATGTGCAGCAGAGATATTGAATACGATATCAAATGTACCAGTACCAAGTAAAGGAATAGCTAAGCGGTCGCCAGTTGGAAATTTCATGCCACCCATAACTAATAAACTATGTGGACCATTTACAAAAGGTTTCCATTCTACAGTAGCAATTAT from Candidatus Babeliales bacterium includes:
- a CDS encoding VTT domain-containing protein, yielding MKLIHSFRFLLLMLIIFALSLYYYFDVNQYLNIDVFQYYKTLVIAFANQHYLLSVLCYIGTYLLLAAFLIPGSASITLIGGFLFNTLPGFIYTIIGAIAGSIIAFLSVRFIIGSILQKHFKDKLKNFNQKIEKFGIYYLLTLRVIPIMPFFLVNILAGLTTISIFTFSWTTALGIMPATLIYSFLGEQLKHVNKLQDIFSPLIILALILLSSLSLMPLFLRFIIPRFIKE